In a single window of the Rhodoferax saidenbachensis genome:
- the glnL gene encoding nitrogen regulation protein NR(II) codes for MAGLKNPAPPPASVSALVRFQSFDLLATLVAVVRNDASVLFSNSALEDALGTSRRMIVGALLTDAFTEPFQLQNALEGASENEFAALRYDAWLKRTGYDPLPVHVIITRTEPADEIIVEMVPLEQQARQDREERLAEQAQTNKELIRNLAHEIKNPLGGIRGAAQLLEMEMESPELTEYTQVIIHEADRLQSLVDRLLAPHRRPHMVGDVNIHEVCERVRSLILAEFPKGLRVMRDYDISIPEFRGDREQLIQTVLNIAHNACQALVDRIAAGDAQLTFRSRVTRQITFGKQRYRLALELHVIDNGPGVPDSIKDRIFYPLVSGREGGSGLGLTLAQTFVQQHHGLIEVDSVPGRTDFKILIPLP; via the coding sequence ATAGCAGGCTTGAAAAACCCTGCACCCCCCCCGGCATCTGTTTCCGCACTGGTTCGCTTCCAGTCGTTTGACCTGTTGGCCACGCTGGTGGCTGTGGTGCGCAACGATGCGTCCGTCCTTTTTTCGAACTCTGCGCTCGAAGACGCACTGGGCACCTCACGCCGCATGATCGTCGGCGCACTGCTGACCGACGCCTTCACCGAACCTTTCCAGCTACAGAATGCGCTGGAGGGGGCCAGCGAAAACGAATTTGCCGCCCTGCGTTATGACGCCTGGCTCAAGCGCACGGGCTACGACCCGCTACCGGTGCACGTGATCATCACCCGTACCGAGCCTGCCGATGAAATCATTGTCGAGATGGTGCCGCTGGAGCAGCAGGCGCGCCAGGACCGTGAAGAACGCCTGGCCGAGCAGGCGCAGACCAACAAGGAACTGATCCGCAACCTCGCCCACGAGATCAAGAACCCGCTGGGCGGCATCCGTGGCGCGGCACAGTTGCTCGAGATGGAGATGGAGTCGCCCGAGCTGACCGAATACACCCAGGTCATCATCCACGAGGCCGACCGCCTGCAAAGCCTGGTGGACCGGTTGCTGGCGCCGCACCGCCGGCCGCACATGGTGGGCGATGTGAACATCCACGAAGTGTGTGAGCGCGTGCGCTCCCTGATCCTGGCCGAGTTTCCCAAGGGGTTGCGGGTGATGCGGGACTACGACATTTCCATCCCCGAGTTCCGTGGTGACCGTGAACAGCTGATACAGACCGTTCTGAACATCGCGCACAACGCCTGCCAGGCGCTGGTGGACCGCATTGCCGCGGGTGATGCACAGCTGACATTTCGCTCCCGCGTGACCCGCCAAATCACATTTGGCAAACAGCGTTACCGGTTGGCATTGGAATTGCATGTCATTGACAACGGACCTGGTGTGCCAGATTCGATCAAGGACCGCATTTTCTATCCGCTGGTGTCGGGCAGGGAGGGCGGTTCGGGGCTGGGGCTGACATTGGCGCAAACCTTTGTACAGCAACACCATGGATTGATCGAGGTCGATAGCGTACCAGGCCGGACGGATTTCAAAATATTGATTCCGCTACCGTAA